The window CACCTTGCGGCATCGGCCGCTCACCACAAGCTTGCCATGACCGACCCCGTCCGGGTGTCGGTCGTTTGCGTACAGGGTATCGTTCGCGATCAGGTGAAGATCCCCGGTACCCTGCGCCATGAGAGCGTCGATCAGGGTATAGGGAACTCCCGCGAAGTTGAACCCGCCGACCATCAGCGAAGCGCCAGGCTTGATGCGACTAACGGCCTCCTCGGCCGACATGACAGGTTTAATCAGCTTGTTTACCATAAAGAGTCGACACCTCCTTAAGATTCTGTGCCACCTGGCTCCGATTCTCGCCCGAGCCCTCGCCTCGCGGCTCCCTTCTGCCACAGAAACACTCCGGCGAGTATGACCAGGCCGACCGCGTCGGTGAGCATGTTCGGGACTATGAGCAGGAACGGGACGATGAACAGCAATATTCTCTCGATCGGCGACAGCTTGGAGTGGTAGTACCCCTGGACCCCCGCTGCCAGGCCAATGATGGCCATCAGGGCCGTGCCGAAAGAGTAGGCTATCTGCAGAAGATTGCCCTGGAATAGCAGGTGGTTGTTATATACGAACATGTACGGGACCAAAAATCCGGCGGACGCGGTGAGCAGCGCCGTGAATCCCGTCTTGATGGCGTTGCTCCTCGCAATCCCCGCGGCCGCGTAGGTGGCGAGCGCCACCGGCGGGGTCACGTCGGCCAGCACCCCGAAGTAGAGGCAGAACAGGTGGGCCGACATCAAGGGCACCCCCATCTGGTACAGGGCTGGTGCCGCGAGAGTCGAGGTGATAATGTACTGGGCCGTCGTCGGGACTCCCATCCCGAGTATTATGGACCCGATCATCGTTAGGATAAGCGCCATCGGCAGAATGCCCCCCGACAGGTTTATCACGAACGACGAAAAGGCCAGCCCCACGCCGGTGATCCCTATGACCCCTATTACGAGGCCGGAGCATGCACAGGCGGCCGCTACCTCCACGGCCCCTAACCCGCCGCTGATGAGGGCATCCAGCAGTCGCTTCGGCGTCATTCGGTACTCGGCCTTGCCGATCCACGATACGAAGATCATGATGATGATCGACCAGAAGACAGCCTTCACCGCCGAATAGCCGAGGGCCAGGAAGATCACCAGGGTGATGATGGGCAGCAGCAGGTGCCAGCCCTCCTTTAGGACCTTGCCAACCTTGGGCGCGGTATCGGCCGTCAAACTCTTGATGTCCCTCCTTCCGGCGCGAAAGTGGACCATGGCAACGATGGAGATGAAGTACAGTGTGGCGGGCAGAGCCGCAGCGACCACGATATCCCAGTAGGATATGCCCAGGAACTGGGCCATGATGAAGGCCGCCGCGCCCATTACGGGGGGCATGACCTGCCCTCCCGTGGATGACGCCGCCACCACTGCTCCCGAGAATGTGGAGGTGTAGCCCGCCTCCTTCATCAGGGGGATGGTGAAGGCTCCTGTAGTCACGGCATTGGCAACGGAGCTCCCCGACACTGTACCCATCAGGCCGCTTGCCACGACCGCGGCCTTGCCCGCCCCCCCCTGGCTGCGCCCGGTGAGAGCCAGCGACAGGTCTATGAAGAACTGCCCGGCGCCGGTCACGCTGAGAATCGCCCCGAATAGCACGAACAAGAAAATGAACGAGGCCGACACACCGAGAGGCACGCCGAAGATGCCGTCCGTGCGCAAGTACTGGAAGGGC of the Synergistaceae bacterium genome contains:
- a CDS encoding TRAP transporter permease, which produces MKTENNPPVEQTVLEKEIVEGGKRELKGWQYWVVAGIALAASLFHLYTAAFGLLSAMYQRGVHWMFMGSLIFLIFPATKNRPRDRIDPWDWVLAALVAVGCLNILLNWEAIAMREGMPIASDIYLGVMMVVLVIEAGRRAMGWPLPSVAIIAIIYALFGQYFPGVLGHSGFPIEELAPFQYLRTDGIFGVPLGVSASFIFLFVLFGAILSVTGAGQFFIDLSLALTGRSQGGAGKAAVVASGLMGTVSGSSVANAVTTGAFTIPLMKEAGYTSTFSGAVVAASSTGGQVMPPVMGAAAFIMAQFLGISYWDIVVAAALPATLYFISIVAMVHFRAGRRDIKSLTADTAPKVGKVLKEGWHLLLPIITLVIFLALGYSAVKAVFWSIIIMIFVSWIGKAEYRMTPKRLLDALISGGLGAVEVAAACACSGLVIGVIGITGVGLAFSSFVINLSGGILPMALILTMIGSIILGMGVPTTAQYIITSTLAAPALYQMGVPLMSAHLFCLYFGVLADVTPPVALATYAAAGIARSNAIKTGFTALLTASAGFLVPYMFVYNNHLLFQGNLLQIAYSFGTALMAIIGLAAGVQGYYHSKLSPIERILLFIVPFLLIVPNMLTDAVGLVILAGVFLWQKGAARRGLGRESEPGGTES